In the Arthrobacter zhaoxinii genome, one interval contains:
- a CDS encoding YsnF/AvaK domain-containing protein, giving the protein MITNQQVEGLMSGSGNVVGPNGDRIGAVGTFYLDDQTDEPAWVTVNTGLFGTSETFIPLSEATVEGADVLVPYSKEEVKNAPHIESDGSISPDEEVTLYRYYGFSYDDGSSESVSETDTITETRDSSMGSGTVSDSRTAGTSTSSGTSSLSSSSGSGSGSGSGSSGDDAMTRSEERLNVGTESRAVGKARLRKYIVTETVTKQVPVSHEEVRIEREPITDANAGDALSGAELSEDEHEVTLHAEEAVVSKHTEPVERVRLDTETVTGTESVSEEVRKEQIDTDVNDSSSGRGKKSGGSGSGSGSSGSSGSGSGGSR; this is encoded by the coding sequence ATGATCACGAATCAGCAGGTCGAAGGACTCATGAGTGGTTCGGGCAATGTGGTGGGTCCAAACGGTGACCGGATCGGCGCCGTAGGCACCTTCTACCTGGACGACCAGACCGACGAACCGGCATGGGTCACCGTGAACACCGGCCTCTTCGGCACCTCGGAAACGTTCATTCCCCTCAGCGAGGCAACCGTTGAGGGCGCCGACGTCCTGGTGCCTTACTCCAAGGAAGAGGTTAAGAACGCGCCGCACATTGAAAGCGACGGTTCGATCAGCCCCGATGAGGAAGTCACCCTCTACCGCTACTACGGCTTCAGTTACGACGACGGATCCTCCGAGTCCGTCTCGGAAACCGACACCATCACCGAGACGCGGGACAGCAGCATGGGCAGCGGTACCGTTTCGGATTCACGGACCGCGGGCACGTCCACCAGTTCGGGCACGTCCAGCCTTTCCTCGTCCTCCGGCTCCGGTTCGGGTTCGGGCTCGGGTTCCAGCGGAGACGACGCCATGACCCGTTCGGAGGAGCGGCTCAACGTCGGCACCGAGAGCCGGGCAGTGGGCAAGGCGCGGCTGCGCAAGTACATCGTGACGGAGACCGTCACCAAGCAGGTGCCGGTCAGCCACGAGGAAGTGCGGATCGAGCGTGAGCCCATTACGGACGCCAATGCGGGTGATGCCCTCTCCGGCGCCGAACTCAGCGAAGACGAGCACGAAGTGACCCTCCACGCCGAAGAAGCAGTGGTGTCCAAGCACACCGAACCGGTGGAGCGTGTTCGCCTGGATACGGAGACGGTCACCGGCACGGAGAGTGTGTCCGAGGAGGTCCGCAAGGAGCAGATCGACACGGACGTGAACGACAGCTCCTCCGGCCGCGGGAAGAAGTCCGGCGGGTCCGGTTCCGGCTCAGGTTCGTCCGGGTCCTCCGGATCCGGGTCCGGCGGTAGCCGCTAG
- a CDS encoding long-chain-fatty-acid--CoA ligase, with translation MSAAPEPHWVKNYQPGVPAQIELPTESLTAMMEDAVERFGSKVALEFFGAETTYRDLGDRINRAAEGLRKLGVRKGHRVAVILPNCPQYLIAFYAVLRLGAVVVGHNPLYTERELRHQFENHGAKVAIVWDKAVEKVQDFPGDVAVETIVAVNITKTMPRIKRMALALPVPSLRRTRAGLTVKTERTMSWEELLDNAPLAPEHPRPEVTDLAALQYTSGTTGLPKGVMLTHYNLRSNALQGKAWMHGAQEGKEVIYGVLPMFHAFGLTLYLTFSVLTGSRLVLFPKFDVDLVLAAAKKSKPTVFCAVPPIYEKTANESKKRGVDLSTIRFAISGAMTLPAATVKLWEEVSGGLLVEGYGLTESSPVALGNPFAESRRNGTIGVPFPSTDMRVVDPEHPENDVERGAPGELLIRGPQVFAGYWNNPEGTAEVLLDGGWLRSGDIVTVDEDGFVKVVDRRKELIITGGFNVSPSEVEDVLRTHQHILDAAVVGLPRADGGEQVVAAVVLQEGAELDEAALRAYCRERLTPYKVPRKIVVIEELPKSMLGKVLRRQVRDKLLQDA, from the coding sequence ATGTCTGCTGCCCCGGAACCGCATTGGGTCAAGAACTATCAGCCCGGCGTTCCCGCGCAGATTGAGCTGCCCACGGAGTCCCTGACAGCCATGATGGAAGATGCTGTGGAGCGGTTCGGCAGCAAGGTGGCCCTGGAATTCTTCGGCGCGGAAACCACGTATCGGGACCTCGGCGACCGGATTAACCGGGCCGCTGAAGGCCTGCGGAAGCTGGGCGTGCGCAAGGGCCACCGGGTCGCCGTCATCCTGCCCAACTGCCCCCAGTACCTCATCGCGTTCTACGCTGTGCTCCGGCTGGGCGCCGTCGTCGTCGGCCACAACCCGCTGTACACGGAGCGCGAGCTGCGCCACCAGTTCGAAAACCACGGGGCGAAGGTGGCCATCGTCTGGGACAAGGCGGTGGAGAAGGTCCAGGACTTCCCCGGCGACGTGGCCGTGGAAACCATCGTGGCCGTGAACATCACCAAGACGATGCCCCGCATCAAGCGAATGGCGCTGGCCCTGCCCGTTCCGTCCCTGCGGCGCACCCGCGCGGGCCTGACGGTTAAGACCGAGCGCACCATGTCCTGGGAAGAGCTGCTGGACAACGCACCCCTGGCGCCGGAGCACCCGCGCCCGGAGGTCACCGACCTGGCAGCGCTGCAGTACACCTCCGGCACTACCGGGCTGCCCAAGGGCGTGATGCTGACGCATTACAATCTGCGGTCCAACGCACTGCAGGGCAAGGCCTGGATGCACGGTGCGCAGGAGGGCAAGGAAGTCATTTACGGCGTGCTGCCGATGTTCCACGCCTTCGGCCTGACCCTGTACCTGACCTTCTCGGTCCTGACCGGATCGCGGCTGGTGTTGTTCCCCAAGTTCGACGTCGACCTGGTGCTGGCCGCAGCCAAGAAATCCAAGCCCACCGTCTTCTGCGCCGTTCCGCCGATCTACGAAAAGACCGCGAACGAGTCCAAGAAGCGCGGCGTGGACCTGTCCACCATCCGCTTCGCCATCTCCGGCGCCATGACCCTCCCCGCCGCAACGGTGAAGCTCTGGGAAGAGGTCTCCGGCGGGCTGCTGGTCGAAGGCTACGGACTGACCGAATCCTCCCCGGTGGCCCTGGGCAACCCGTTCGCCGAATCGCGCCGCAACGGCACCATCGGCGTTCCCTTCCCGAGCACCGACATGCGTGTGGTGGACCCGGAACACCCGGAGAACGACGTCGAGCGCGGTGCCCCCGGCGAGCTGCTCATCCGGGGGCCGCAGGTTTTCGCAGGGTACTGGAACAACCCCGAGGGCACTGCCGAGGTACTGCTCGACGGCGGTTGGCTGCGCTCCGGGGACATCGTCACCGTGGACGAGGACGGCTTCGTGAAGGTGGTGGACCGCCGCAAGGAACTGATCATCACCGGCGGCTTCAACGTCTCGCCGTCGGAGGTCGAGGACGTGCTGCGCACCCACCAGCACATCCTCGACGCCGCCGTGGTGGGCCTGCCCCGGGCCGACGGCGGCGAGCAGGTGGTGGCCGCCGTCGTCCTCCAGGAAGGTGCCGAACTCGACGAGGCCGCGCTGCGCGCCTACTGCCGCGAACGGCTCACGCCCTACAAGGTGCCGCGGAAGATCGTGGTTATTGAGGAACTGCCCAAGTCCATGCTGGGCAAGGTGCTGCGCCGCCAGGTGCGGGACAAGCTGCTGCAGGACGCGTAG
- a CDS encoding ATP-grasp domain-containing protein encodes MSTPTVYALHENPEWFPPFARAFEAEGVHVEEWLLTDGVLDLDSVPPEGIFWSRISASSHTREHGLSKDYARAVLSWLEAHGRRTVNGRRVLELEMSKVDQLTALRAAGIDTPRTVAAVGRHQILAAAKEFEAPFITKHNQGGKGLGVRKFESHGELADYVASEEFEEPADGITLIQEYIVAAEPFITRAEIVGGEFLYAIKADTARGGFQLCPADACAIDPSTGKPIMPPGATIAPDADTQLFSLREDFDHPVIGKYLEFARRNRLEVCGIEFIEAADGRLLTYDVNTNTNYNAAVEAAAPRSAPRALARYLASLDPAVG; translated from the coding sequence ATGAGCACCCCCACGGTCTATGCCCTGCATGAGAACCCCGAGTGGTTCCCGCCGTTTGCCCGCGCCTTCGAAGCCGAAGGTGTGCACGTGGAGGAATGGCTGCTCACCGACGGCGTCCTGGACCTGGACTCCGTGCCGCCGGAGGGGATTTTCTGGTCCCGGATCAGCGCCTCCTCGCACACCAGGGAGCACGGGCTGTCCAAGGACTACGCCCGGGCGGTGCTGTCCTGGCTCGAAGCGCACGGCCGCCGGACGGTCAACGGCCGCCGCGTGCTGGAGCTGGAAATGAGCAAGGTGGACCAGCTGACCGCGCTGCGCGCCGCGGGCATCGACACTCCACGCACCGTCGCTGCCGTCGGACGCCACCAAATCCTGGCCGCAGCGAAGGAATTCGAGGCGCCGTTCATCACCAAGCACAACCAGGGCGGCAAGGGACTCGGGGTCCGGAAGTTCGAATCCCACGGCGAACTGGCGGACTACGTCGCGTCGGAGGAGTTCGAGGAGCCGGCGGACGGCATCACCCTGATCCAGGAGTACATTGTTGCGGCCGAGCCCTTCATCACCCGGGCGGAGATTGTGGGCGGGGAATTCCTCTACGCCATCAAGGCGGACACGGCCCGCGGTGGATTCCAGCTCTGCCCCGCCGATGCCTGCGCCATCGACCCGTCCACGGGCAAGCCGATCATGCCGCCCGGCGCCACCATTGCTCCGGACGCGGACACCCAGCTGTTCAGCCTGCGCGAGGATTTCGACCACCCCGTGATCGGCAAGTACCTGGAATTCGCCCGCCGCAACCGGCTGGAGGTCTGCGGCATTGAGTTCATCGAGGCCGCGGACGGCCGGCTGCTCACCTATGACGTGAACACCAACACGAACTACAACGCCGCCGTCGAAGCGGCGGCTCCGCGGTCCGCGCCCCGTGCCCTGGCCCGGTATCTGGCGTCTCTGGACCCCGCCGTCGGATAG
- a CDS encoding SDR family NAD(P)-dependent oxidoreductase, translated as MTQTAVITGATSGIGAEFARQLAQRGYNLVLTGRNTERLESTAEELARDYSVKTEWIAADLATPEGVAAVADRVRKPDVGLLVNNAGYGLKNDFARNELQDEVDHLNVLVGAPLQLSHAALNAMSSRGGGRIINVASVAGFIPRGTYSAAKAWVINFSRWANLYYRDRGITVTAVCPGFVHTDFHARMEMDKTIYPKWMWLNADRVVREALADAFAGKGISIPSKRYRVLATVGNRAPQALVAKLAGRGR; from the coding sequence ATGACGCAGACAGCAGTTATCACAGGAGCCACATCCGGGATCGGCGCGGAGTTCGCCCGCCAGCTCGCGCAGCGCGGGTACAACCTGGTGCTCACCGGCCGGAATACTGAGCGGCTGGAATCCACCGCGGAGGAACTGGCACGGGACTACTCCGTGAAGACCGAGTGGATTGCGGCGGACCTCGCTACCCCGGAAGGGGTGGCCGCCGTCGCTGACCGCGTACGGAAACCCGACGTCGGACTGCTGGTCAACAACGCCGGCTACGGGCTGAAGAACGATTTTGCCCGCAACGAACTGCAGGACGAAGTGGACCACTTGAACGTGCTGGTGGGCGCGCCGCTGCAGCTGAGCCACGCAGCGCTGAATGCCATGTCCTCCCGCGGCGGCGGCCGGATCATCAATGTGGCCTCGGTGGCCGGCTTCATCCCGCGGGGAACCTACAGCGCCGCGAAGGCCTGGGTGATCAACTTCAGCCGCTGGGCCAACCTCTATTACCGGGACCGGGGCATCACCGTGACCGCCGTCTGCCCGGGCTTTGTCCACACGGATTTCCACGCGCGGATGGAGATGGACAAGACCATCTACCCCAAGTGGATGTGGCTCAATGCGGACCGCGTGGTGCGCGAAGCCCTCGCAGACGCCTTCGCGGGTAAGGGCATCTCCATTCCGTCCAAGCGGTACCGGGTGCTGGCCACCGTCGGCAACCGGGCGCCGCAGGCACTCGTGGCTAAGCTGGCAGGCCGGGGGCGGTAG